The Halobacterium litoreum genome includes a region encoding these proteins:
- a CDS encoding PD-(D/E)XK nuclease family protein: MSFQRAKPIDDLYDDVADYDLVVVPDAPLASALNRRLEHPHLGTFATTPRRIAAGRKETAEDRLAFLELVEHTDLGWKASAYAIGNILQCWEHQASIESILDYPAYADATTREAVDYIRDLDTTSSALTDYRIDDSQEVAVVGIDQLTALERSILPDDYDTYSPFVDDTFDYPPFQIFNSPTDIVDTVVDNIDATTADEVAVVLDAQSQYSTLVESALEAADIPFYGGPGFTDDPDHRAFIQLLRTAHAGTDTRVRDIRPLLTRFDRAPSVEHDQKRFRDTSEDAVAWLRDLADTVVEGTFGDALSVYEREADQELTAFREELEELGIHDEPVTERSVDNLTFYLDAYEVPVDRDNDGVLLADATAAAYVDRPLVFHLGLDDSWTQTPPQRPWVDETAQYTRTIDDFQLLLQSGASRHYLVTDTEGGTPVTPCLYFEELLDEDFDQFSDLDSERHTRQTSSEKAGFETDGRSQNTEEIATVSQSSLNTYVNSPRDYYFDRLLDSPDQERFREGTLFHDFAEFYVNHPEFVDDDTVADVVDHMVEETGALASSIDEATRRTRYRVGVETVVEYLDETMPETDTFLSPTSNWGENTFAERYGRPADAPTTERWFENHDLHIEGKIDLVAGPHELVDHKSRSSRNRPAKVVRNASVDDLSDTPNFQALLYLTHWRSENPGERLDFTLFQFLATLDDAITGESDLEECLTTVTYYPYSFPVFAQSQEAYARLSDEAGGDGRKTLSKASYDDYFEAFDTTDFPNTRDKNELLESEFADELTSIMEDAVGDFKYVRNGCKQLLRQLDRIHRRNFFAGDVDAFESFVETQLDVLNARRRGEERFPIEGPAGEPSYRRVDHRDLLLEGHHD; this comes from the coding sequence GTGTCATTTCAGCGCGCTAAACCTATCGACGACCTCTACGACGACGTCGCCGACTACGACCTCGTCGTCGTCCCTGACGCGCCACTCGCGAGCGCCCTGAACCGTCGGCTCGAACACCCCCACCTCGGAACCTTCGCCACTACACCACGCCGCATCGCAGCCGGCCGAAAAGAGACCGCCGAGGACCGCCTCGCCTTCCTCGAACTCGTCGAGCACACCGACCTCGGCTGGAAAGCCAGCGCGTACGCCATCGGGAACATCCTCCAGTGCTGGGAACACCAGGCCAGCATCGAGAGTATCCTCGACTACCCAGCGTACGCGGACGCCACCACGCGGGAAGCAGTCGACTACATCCGGGACCTCGACACTACCTCAAGCGCACTCACCGACTATCGAATCGACGACAGTCAGGAGGTCGCGGTCGTCGGTATCGACCAACTCACCGCCCTCGAACGCTCGATTCTCCCCGACGACTACGACACGTACAGCCCATTCGTCGACGACACCTTCGACTATCCCCCGTTCCAGATCTTCAACTCTCCCACCGACATCGTCGACACAGTCGTCGACAACATCGACGCCACTACTGCAGACGAGGTCGCGGTCGTCCTGGACGCGCAGAGCCAGTACTCCACGCTCGTCGAATCAGCACTCGAAGCCGCCGACATCCCCTTCTACGGCGGTCCCGGGTTCACTGACGACCCCGACCACCGCGCGTTCATCCAACTCCTCCGCACCGCGCACGCTGGCACCGACACTCGCGTTCGCGACATTCGACCGCTACTCACGCGTTTCGACCGCGCGCCGAGCGTCGAACACGACCAGAAACGCTTCCGCGATACCTCCGAAGACGCTGTCGCGTGGCTCAGGGACCTCGCTGACACGGTCGTCGAGGGAACGTTCGGCGACGCACTGTCTGTCTACGAGCGTGAAGCCGACCAAGAACTGACCGCGTTCCGGGAGGAACTGGAAGAACTCGGTATCCACGACGAACCAGTCACCGAACGGAGCGTCGATAACCTCACCTTCTACCTCGACGCGTACGAGGTCCCAGTCGACCGGGACAACGACGGCGTCCTCCTCGCGGATGCGACCGCCGCCGCGTACGTCGACCGCCCGCTCGTTTTTCACCTCGGACTCGACGACAGCTGGACCCAGACCCCGCCACAACGCCCGTGGGTCGACGAGACCGCACAGTACACGCGAACCATCGACGACTTCCAGTTGCTCCTCCAGAGCGGCGCCAGCCGGCACTACCTCGTGACCGACACCGAGGGCGGGACGCCGGTCACGCCGTGTCTCTACTTCGAGGAACTCCTCGACGAGGACTTCGACCAATTCAGTGACCTCGACTCCGAACGGCACACCCGGCAAACGTCCAGCGAGAAGGCCGGCTTCGAGACCGACGGTCGCTCCCAGAACACCGAAGAAATCGCGACGGTCAGTCAGTCCAGTCTGAACACCTACGTCAACAGTCCTCGCGACTACTACTTCGACCGCCTCCTCGACTCGCCCGACCAAGAGCGATTCCGCGAGGGGACGCTGTTCCACGACTTCGCCGAGTTCTACGTCAATCACCCCGAGTTCGTGGACGACGACACCGTCGCGGACGTCGTCGACCACATGGTCGAAGAAACTGGCGCGCTCGCCAGTTCAATCGACGAGGCGACACGGCGCACGCGGTATCGCGTCGGCGTCGAGACTGTCGTCGAGTACCTCGACGAGACGATGCCAGAGACGGATACGTTCCTCTCACCGACGTCCAACTGGGGTGAGAACACGTTCGCGGAACGGTACGGTCGACCCGCGGACGCGCCGACGACGGAGCGCTGGTTCGAGAACCACGACCTCCACATCGAGGGGAAGATCGACCTCGTCGCCGGTCCACACGAGCTGGTCGACCACAAGAGCCGAAGCTCGCGGAACCGACCCGCGAAGGTCGTGCGGAACGCGAGCGTCGACGACCTGAGTGACACGCCGAACTTCCAGGCGCTGCTCTACCTCACACACTGGCGCTCGGAGAACCCCGGCGAACGCCTCGACTTCACGCTGTTCCAGTTCCTCGCCACCCTCGACGACGCCATCACCGGTGAGTCCGACCTCGAGGAGTGTCTCACCACGGTCACGTACTACCCGTACTCCTTCCCGGTCTTCGCACAGTCCCAGGAAGCCTACGCCCGGCTCTCCGACGAGGCGGGCGGTGATGGCAGGAAGACGCTCTCGAAAGCGAGTTACGACGACTACTTCGAAGCCTTCGACACCACGGACTTCCCGAATACCCGAGACAAGAACGAACTCTTGGAGAGCGAGTTCGCGGACGAACTCACGAGTATCATGGAGGATGCCGTCGGCGACTTCAAGTACGTCAGGAACGGCTGTAAGCAACTGCTCCGACAGCTCGACCGCATCCACCGACGGAACTTTTTCGCGGGCGACGTCGACGCGTTCGAATCGTTCGTCGAGACCCAACTCGACGTGCTGAACGCTCGCCGGAGGGGCGAGGAGCGCTTCCCCATCGAGGGACCAGCAGGTGAACCGAGCTATCGCCGCGTCGACCACCGCGACCTCCTCCTGGAGGGCCACCATGACTGA
- a CDS encoding HalOD1 output domain-containing protein codes for MTEHEQSNGGASDDNVQESAITPQMQVAQRHYNPVEDSDLTTTLVYALAEARDIDPTELKHPPLYEVVDVAGIEQALFKSHSHEQAEKAMGSVEFTYEEFRVTVSSDGWVQVYATSQS; via the coding sequence ATGACCGAACACGAACAGAGCAACGGCGGCGCCAGCGACGACAACGTCCAAGAGTCGGCGATCACTCCACAGATGCAGGTTGCACAACGCCATTACAATCCGGTTGAGGACAGCGATTTGACGACTACGCTCGTGTACGCGCTCGCGGAGGCACGCGACATCGACCCGACGGAACTCAAGCACCCACCACTGTACGAGGTGGTCGACGTGGCGGGCATCGAGCAAGCCCTGTTCAAATCGCACAGTCACGAACAGGCCGAGAAAGCGATGGGCAGCGTCGAGTTCACCTACGAGGAGTTTCGCGTGACAGTGAGTAGCGACGGCTGGGTGCAAGTCTACGCCACCAGCCAGTCCTGA
- a CDS encoding 30S ribosomal protein S15 → MARMHTRRRGSSGSDRPTADEPPEWSDVDEDAVEDRVVELAEQGHDPSQIGLKLRDEGVQGTPIPDVKLATGKKVTEILEENDAASDLPEDFRNLLEKAVRLQEHVDENGQDHQNKRALQNVQSKIRRLADYYRGDELDADFTYSYERAVELLE, encoded by the coding sequence ATGGCACGAATGCACACGCGCCGTCGCGGTTCGAGCGGTTCGGACCGCCCGACGGCAGACGAACCGCCGGAGTGGAGCGACGTAGACGAAGACGCAGTCGAGGACCGCGTCGTGGAGCTCGCCGAGCAGGGGCACGACCCCTCGCAGATCGGCTTGAAGCTTCGCGACGAGGGCGTGCAGGGCACGCCGATTCCGGACGTCAAGCTGGCGACCGGGAAGAAGGTCACCGAGATTCTGGAGGAGAACGACGCCGCCTCGGACCTCCCGGAGGACTTCCGTAACCTCCTGGAGAAGGCCGTCCGCCTGCAGGAGCACGTCGACGAGAACGGGCAGGACCACCAGAACAAGCGCGCGCTGCAGAACGTCCAGTCGAAGATTCGCCGCCTCGCGGACTACTACCGCGGCGACGAACTCGACGCGGACTTCACGTACTCGTACGAGCGCGCGGTCGAGCTGCTCGAATAG
- a CDS encoding KEOPS complex subunit Pcc1, with translation MTRTATVRTEVADPELVAACVRPDNTDEMQTGVEDGAVVTRIERDDTGGLQSTLDDYVVNLTVASEVAQHAHRHTTHQS, from the coding sequence GTGACCCGCACCGCCACCGTCCGTACCGAGGTCGCGGACCCCGAGTTGGTCGCGGCCTGCGTCCGCCCGGACAACACCGACGAGATGCAGACCGGCGTGGAGGACGGTGCCGTCGTGACGCGCATCGAGCGCGACGACACCGGCGGCCTCCAGTCCACGCTCGACGACTACGTCGTCAACCTCACCGTCGCTTCGGAAGTCGCACAGCACGCACACCGACACACCACACACCAATCATGA
- a CDS encoding 30S ribosomal protein S3ae: MSERSVSKQNQEKRWYTVLAPEEFDRQELGETLAEEPEQVYDRTIQTTLSELTDGGENNIKLTFQITDVGSDTASTEFVKSELTRDYKRSLVRRGSSKIECAITVLTTDDYRVQIQPVAYTTKQADQSQQKAIRRTMIDLVEEAGEERTFESLVDSALEGRLSSAIYGEANTIYPLRRVEVQKTTLVAHPEEVHEEEETSVDVEEEDEA; the protein is encoded by the coding sequence ATGAGCGAACGTTCCGTATCCAAGCAGAACCAGGAGAAGCGGTGGTACACCGTCCTCGCGCCGGAGGAGTTCGACCGGCAAGAGCTCGGTGAGACCCTCGCTGAAGAACCCGAACAGGTCTACGACCGAACCATCCAGACGACGCTCTCGGAACTCACCGACGGCGGCGAGAACAACATCAAGCTCACGTTCCAGATTACGGACGTGGGCAGCGACACCGCGTCGACCGAGTTCGTGAAGTCCGAGCTGACGCGTGACTACAAGCGCAGTCTCGTGCGCCGCGGCTCTTCGAAGATCGAGTGCGCAATCACGGTGCTGACGACGGACGACTACCGCGTCCAGATTCAGCCCGTCGCGTACACGACCAAGCAGGCCGACCAGAGCCAGCAGAAGGCCATCCGCCGCACGATGATCGACCTCGTCGAGGAAGCCGGCGAGGAGCGCACGTTCGAGTCGCTCGTCGACTCCGCGCTCGAGGGCCGTCTGTCCTCGGCGATTTACGGCGAAGCGAACACCATCTACCCGCTGCGCCGCGTCGAGGTCCAGAAGACGACGCTCGTCGCGCACCCCGAGGAGGTCCACGAGGAAGAGGAGACCTCCGTGGACGTCGAGGAAGAGGACGAGGCGTAA